A genomic region of Raphanus sativus cultivar WK10039 chromosome 6, ASM80110v3, whole genome shotgun sequence contains the following coding sequences:
- the LOC130495539 gene encoding protein CONSERVED IN THE GREEN LINEAGE AND DIATOMS 27, chloroplastic-like — protein sequence MLRLNVNYPLLPKIPPANRVCNRKLGSYYDYSSNVKYGDDDGKKKQMFLSVSVKAMKEEGNGSGSMSFSGQSWDPSSEIQVPSDQRPVNEYSALKEGTLYSWGELSPTQFFLRIGGLWLVTFTVLGVPIAAASFNPSREPLRFVIAAGTGTLFLVSLIVLRIYLGWSYVGDRLLSAVIPYEESGWYDGQMWVKPPEVLARDRLLGSYKVKPVIKMLKQTLVGTGALLVSAFVLFVFATPVEDFFKTTLRSNGNQPEAWMDSRGRKADRGASGGRRFTPLTENDKRRRRKKKKVECGALMVTCD from the exons ATGCTCAGATTAAACGTTAATTACCCTTTGCTTCCGAAGATACCACCAGCCAATCGCGTTTGTAACAGAAAGCTCGGCAGCTACTATGATTATTCGTCGAACGTTAAATATGGCGATGATGATGGTAAGAAGAAGCAGATGTTTCTAAGCGTTTCTGTGAAAGCAATGAAGGAAGAAGGTAACGGAAGTGGAAGCATGAGTTTCTCTGGACAAAGCTGGGATCCTAGCTCTGAGATACAAGTTCCTTCCGACCAAAGACCT GTGAATGAGTATTCGGCTTTGAAGGAAGGGACGTTGTATTCATGGGGAGAACTGAGTCCAACCCAATTCTTTCTTCGTATAGGTGGTCTTTGGTTGGTCACTTTCACTGTTCTTGGAGTTCCCATCGCTGCTGCTAGCTTTAATCCTTCCAGA GAACCTTTGAGGTTTGTTATAGCTGCAGGGACAGGAACTTTATTCCTGGTTTCATTGATTGTCTTGAGAATTTACCtg GGATGGAGCTATGTTGGAGATAGACTACTCTCTGCTGTTATTCCGTACGAAGAGAGCGGATGGTATGATGGCCAAATGTGGGTTAAGCCACCTGAG gTATTGGCTCGGGACAGGTTGTTAGGTTCGTACAAG GTGAAGCCGGTAATCAAGATGCTGAAACAAACATTAGTTGGAACAGGAGCTTTGCTCGTTTCAGCATTCGTCCTATTCGTTTTTGCAACACCTGTTGaggatttttttaaaaccacTCTAAGATCAAATGGTAACCAACCGGAG GCGTGGATGGATTCTCGGGGAAGAAAGGCTGATCGGGGAGCGTCGGGAGGCAGGCG CTTCACGCCATTGACGGAGAAcgataagaggaggaggaggaagaagaagaaagtcgAGTGTGGAGCTCTCATGGTGACTTGTGATTAA
- the LOC130496581 gene encoding casein kinase II subunit alpha-2-like, whose protein sequence is MIHVPFFVFFFSSSFISFQSPPRRRFLLLCAVLTLRAPLAHSPIRRSPLVAPTETPASVGIDPDPLAAEISVSDQTRAMSKARVYTDVNVVRSKDYWDYESLNVQWGEQDEYEVVRKVGRGKYSEVFEGFNVNTKEKCIVKILKPVKKKKIRREIKILQNLCGGTNIVKLFDVVRDEHSKTPSLIFEYVNSTDFKLLYPTLTDYDIRYYIFELLKALDYCHSQGIMHRDVKPHNVMIDHELRKLRLIDWGLAEFYHPGKEYNVRVASRYFKGPELLVDLQDYDYSLDMWSLGCMFAGMIFRKEPFFYGHDNQDQLVKIAKVLGTDDLNAYLDKYQLELEPQLEALVGRHSRKPWSKFINADNQHLVSPEAIDFLDKLLRYDHQDRLTAKEAMAHAYFSQVRAAETSRMRSQ, encoded by the exons ATGATACATGTGCcattcttcgtcttcttcttctcctcctccttcatcTCCTTCCAATCTCCTCCTCGTCGACGCTTCTTGCTACTGTGCGCCGTCTTGACGTTACGTGCGCCTCTGGCGCACTCTCCAATCCGACGCTCGCCTCTCGTCGCTCCCACGGAGACACCTGCTTCCGTCGGTATCGATCCAGATCCTCTCGCCGCCGAGATCTCTGTTTCCGATCAGACGCGGGCGATGTCGAAAGCTCGCGTGTACACGGACGTCAACGTGGTACGAAGCAAGGATTATTGGGATTACGAGTCGCTCAATGTTCAGTGGGG GGAGCAAGATGAGTATGAGGTAGTGAGGAAGGTGGGGCGTGGGAAGTACAGTGAAGTGTTCGAGGGGTTTAACGTGAACACCAAGGAGAAGTGCATCGTTAAGATCCTCAAACCcgttaagaaaaagaagataagGAGAGAGATCAAGATACTGCAGAACTTGTGTGGTGGGACCAACATTGTGAAGCTGTTTGATGTTGTTAGAGATGAGCATTCCAAAACTCCGAGCTTGATATTCGAGTATGTCAACAGCACTGACTTTAAACTTCTCTATCCGACCTTGACTGATTACGACATTCGTTACTACATCTTTGAGCTCTTGAag GCATTGGATTACTGCCATTCGCAAGGGATAATGCACAGAGACGTAAAGCCTCACAATGTTATGATTGACCATGAGCTGCGTAAGCTTAGGCTGATAGATTGGGGTCTCGCTGAGTTTTACCACCCTGGGAAAGAGTATAATGTCCGTGTTGCGTCGAG ATACTTTAAGGGACCTGAACTTCTTGTGGACTTGCAAGATTATGACTACTCATTGGATATGTGGAGCCTTGGCTGTATGTTTGCTGGGATG ATATTCCGTAAGGAACCTTTTTTCTACGGCCATGACAATCAGGATCAGCTAGTGAAAATCGCCAAG GTACTTGGGACAGATGACTTAAACGCTTATCTAGATAAGTACCAGTTAGAACTTGAACCACAACTCGAAGCACTCGTTGGACG GCATAGCAGGAAGCCTTGGTCCAAATTCATCAACGCAGACAATCAGCATCTAGTCTCACCCGAG GCGATTGATTTCCTGGACAAGCTACTCCGGTATGATCATCAAGACAGATTAACTGCAAAAGAAGCCATG GCGCATGCTTACTTCTCGCAAGTCAGGGCAGCAGAAACCAGCAGGATGAGAAGTCAATGA